One part of the Sciurus carolinensis chromosome 4, mSciCar1.2, whole genome shotgun sequence genome encodes these proteins:
- the LOC124983851 gene encoding olfactory receptor 12-like — protein MKSEPSRNNSELTEFILLGFRTSQEVQVFLFLLFLLIYLAIVLGNISMLIVIKIDYRLHTPMYFFLRNLSLLDLCYSTVIAPKTLATFLSKEKKISYNGCATQFFFFALFVGTEGFLLAVMAYDRFSAICSPFLYTVRMSQQACVRLVLGSYVCGCINSMIQTGFTFSLRFCQENRLDHFFCDVPALIKIACVDTFVNQIVLFVLSALIIITTTSVILVSYGYILSTVLKIPSSQGRSKTFSTCTSHITVVSLFYGTVFFMYAQPGAISSPEKSKIIAVFYTLVIPMLNPLIYSLRNREVKNALKRILLKKMLFH, from the coding sequence ATGAAGAGTGAGCCAAGTAGGAATAACTCAGAATTGACAGAATTTATTCTGCTGGGATTCAGGACATCTCAAGAAGTacaggttttcttatttttactgttcTTACTTATTTATCTGGCAATTGTATTGGGCAACATCAGCATGTTAATTGTCATTAAAATCGACTACAGACTTCACACACCTATGTATTTCTTTCTTAGAAACCTGTCCCTTTTAGATCTCTGCTACTCCACAGTCATTGCACCCAAAACTCTGGCTACTTTCTTgtccaaggaaaagaaaatttcctacAATGGGTGTGCGACGCAATTCTTcttctttgctctttttgttGGGACTGAAGGTTTTCTCCTGGCTGTGATGGCTTATGATCGCTTCTCAGCCATTTGCTCACCTTTCCTCTACACAGTACGCATGTCCCAGCAGGCTTGTGTTCGCTTGGTGCTTGGTTCCTACGTCTGCGGATGCATCAACTCCATGATCCAAACAGGTTTCACCTTCAGTTTGCGTTTCTGTCAAGAAAATAGACTGGACCACTTTTTCTGTGACGTCCCGGCCCTGATCAAGATCGCATGCGTTGACACCTTTGTGAACCAGATTGTGCTGTTCGTTCTCTCTGCACTcatcattatcaccaccaccagtGTCATCCTGGTTTCCTATGGGTATATCCTCTCCACTGTCCTCAAGATCCCCTCCAGCCAGGGCAGGAGTAAGACCTTCTCCACGTGCACCTCTCACATCACAGTGGTGAGTTTATTCTATGGAACTGTGTTCTTCATGTACGCCCAGCCCGGGGCCATCTCCTCACCAGAGAAAAGCAAGATTATAGCTGTATTCTACACTCTCGTCATCCCTATGTTGAATCCTCTGATTTATAGTCTAAGGAACAGGGAGgtgaaaaatgctttgaaaaggatattgttgaaaaaaatgctttttcattGA